Within Aliivibrio fischeri, the genomic segment TTGTCAGAATGCAATGAGTAACCGTGGCATAAAAGAAGAATATCTTTTGATTGATGTTGATAGCATTTCAAATAAAGACATAAATGAAAAGCTGTCTCAATGTGATCAAATTATGGTGTTTTAAATGATGCTACATATACTAACAAGTACCGATAATCTTCAATCACTTCATAATAAAGAATTACCTGTCAATAATGAGAATGACGTCATCATTTTTACGCAAGACAGTGTATATGCAGCAATTAAAGATCATAAAGATCATTCGTTGATCTTATCATTTAAGCACTGCTATTTTTTACAAGAAGACATCGAAGCAAGAGGGTTAACTAAACTTATTGATAATAAAATTCAACGAGTTAATTACAGCGCTTTTGTTTCTTTAACCCAAGATCATTTTCCTATAGTGACTTGGTAAGCGTGATCTATGGTTAAGAAAGGCAAATTATTTTTAAATTGTTTATTAATAGTGCTGTATATTTCTTGACACATATCACGTTCAGCCTTAGAATTTCGCGTCCCTATTTCTGTAGGGCTAGATTTTTCAAAAGTTTTCGAACCTCTAATCAGGAGCTATTTTAATGGCAACTATTAACCAGTTGGTACGTAAGCCTCGTGCAAAGCAAGTTGTTAAAAGCAACGTGCCTGCGCTAGAAGCGTGTCCACAAAAACGTGGTGTATGTACTCGTGTTTACACTACTACACCAAAAAAACCGAACTCAGCTTTACGTAAAGTATGTCGTGTTCGTCTAACTAACGGCTTTGAAGTTACTTCATACATCGGCGGTGAAGGTCACAACCTTCAAGAGCACTCAGTTGTTCTTATCCGTGGTGGTCGTGTTAAAGATTTACCAGGTGTGCGTTACCACACTGTTCGCGGTGCACTTGACTGTGCAGGCGTAAATGACCGTAAGAAAGGTCGTTCTAAGTACGGTGTGAAACGTCCTAAGTCTTAATGGATTCCGTTAAGTAAGGCCAAACACTAAATATTTGTAATTTGAAGAAACTGAAAAGTTTTGGATAACCTGAAGACAACAACGGAGATATTCCATGCCACGTCGTCGCGTAATTGGTCAGCGTAAGATCCTTCCAGATCCTAAGTTCAAATCTGAGCTGCTGGCAAAATTTGTAAACATCGTAATGGTTGACGGTAAGAAATCAACTGCTGAAAAAATCGTTTACGGTGCACTAGATCTTATGGCTGAGAAGTCTGGTAAAGACCACTTAGCTGTATTTGAAGAAGCTCTTGAAAATGTTCGTCCTGCGGTAGAAGTTAAATCTCGCCGTGTGGGTGGTTCAACTTACCAAGTGCCTGTAGAAGTACGTCCGGTTCGCCGTAACGCACTTGCTATGCGTTGGATGGTTGAAGCTGCGCGTAAGCGTGGTGAAAAATCTATGGCTCAACGTCTTGCTAACGAAATGTTAGACGCGTCTGAGAACAAAGGTACTGCGGTTAAGAAACGTGAAGACGTTCACCGTATGGCTGATGCTAACAAAGCATTCGCTCATTACCGCTGGTAATACCGAAGGTGCAGCAGTCCTTGCTGCACCTTACTTTTTCCCCTATTTAGTAAAACACTTAGTCATTATCGCTATTTCAATGCATAAGCGTTGGGTAATAGCAATAATCCCTAAGATAAGAGGATACAACCGTGGCTCGAAATACACCTATTGAGCGCTACCGTAATATCGGTATCTGTGCTCACGTAGATGCAGGTAAAACTACTACTACTGAGCGTATTCTGTTCTATACTGCCTTTCTCACAAAATCGGCGAAGTTCACGATGGTGCAGCAACCATGGACTGGATGGAGCAAGAGCAAGAGCGTGGTATCACAATTACCTCAGCGGCAACTACCACATTCTGGCGTGGTATGGATGCGCAATTCCAAGATCACCGTATTAATATCATCGATACTCCTGGACACGTTGACTTCACAATCGAAGTAGAACGTTCTCTGCGTGTACTTGATGGTGCAGTTGTTGTGTTCTGTGGCTCGTCTGGTGTTGAACCTCAATCTGAAACTGTATGGCGTCAAGCTGATAAATACGGTGTTCCACGTATCGTGTTCGTTAACAAAATGGACCGTGCTGGTGCAGATTTCTTACGTGTTGTAGATCAAATTAAAAATCGTCTTGGTGCTACTCCTGTTCCAATCCAATTAAACATTGGTGCTGAAGAGGACTTTAGTGGTGTTGTTGACCTTATCAAGATGAAACGAATCAACTGGAATGAAGCCGACCAAGGCATGACCTTCACATACGAAGAAATTCCAGCTGATATGCAAGAGCTTGCTGAAGAATGGCGTCAAAACCTAGTTGAAGCAGCAGCAGAAGCGTCTGAAGACCTGATGGACAAATACCTTGAAGGTGAAGAACTGTCTGAAGCAGAAATCAAAGAAGCCCTACGTACTCGTACATTAAATAACGAAATCGTACTGGCTACTTGTGGTTCAGCGTTTAAAAACAAAGGTGTTCAAGCTGTACTTGATGCCGTTATCGAATTCTTACCTGCACCAGTTGACGTTCCTGCGATCAAAGGTGTGGATGAAAATGATAACGAAGTTGAGCGTCATGCAGACGACAACGAACCGTTTGCTGCACTTGCATTTAAAATTGCAACAGACCCATTTGTTGGTTCATTGACCTTTATGCGTGTTTACTCTGGTGTGGTTAACACCGGTGACGCAGTATATAACTCAGTGAAACAAAAGCGTGAACGTTTTGGACGTATCGTTCAACTTCATGCTAACAAGCGTGAAGAAGTGAAAGAAGTACGTGCTGGTGATATTGCTGCGGCAATCGGCCTTAAAGACGTAACAACAGGTGATACTCTGTGTGACCAAAACGCAAAAGTAATTCTTGAGCGTATGGAATTCCCAGAACCTGTTATTCAGATCGCTGTAGAACCAAGAACACAAGCTGACCAAGAGAAAATGGGTATCGCACTAGGTAAACTAGCGGCAGAAGATCCATCTTTCCGTGTAGAAACTGATGAAGAATCAGGTCAAACACTGATTTCTGGCATGGGTGAGCTACACTTAGATATTATCGTTGATCGTATGAAGCGTGAGTTCAGTGTTGAATGTAACGTTGGTAAGCCTCAAGTGGCATACCGTGAAACTATCCGTGGTACTACGGAAGTTGAAGGTAAATTCGTACGTCAATCTGGTGGTCGCGGTCAATACGGTCACGTATGGCTAAAAATCGAACCATCAGAACCAGATGCTGGTTTCGTTTTTGTTGACGAAATTGTAGGTGGTGCTGTTCCTCGTGAATACATCAGCTCAGTAGCTAAAGGTATCGAAGAGCAAATGCATAACGGCGTGTTGGCAGGTTATCCTGTACTTGACGTTAAAGCTACGCTATTTGATGGCTCATACCACGATGTTGACTCCAGTGAAATGGCGTTCAAGATCGCGGGTTCAATGGCATTCAAGAAAGGTGCACTAGAAGCGCAACCTGTTATTCTTGAACCAATGATGAAAGTTGAAGTAACCACTCCAGAAGACTGGATGGGTGATGTTGTTGGTGACTTAAACCGTCGTCGCGGCATGATTGAAGGTATGGACGATGGTGTTGCTGGATTGAAAATTATCCGTGCACAAGTTCCGCTTTCAGAAATGTTTGGTTATGCAACATCTTTGCGTTCTGCGACTCAAGGTCGTGCGTCTTATTCTATGGAATTCGCCGAATATGGTGAAGTTTCTAAGAATATTGCCGACAGAATCATCGCTGAGCGTGGATAATATACTCAATACCCTTGCGTCAAGAGCAATTGACGCATAAAATAGCAAATTCTGGCGCGCCTTATCACTGTTCGATAAGGCGAATCATAACTAGGAAGGAACACGATCGTGTCTAAAGAAAAATTTGAACGTACGAAACCGCACGTAAACGTTGGTACTATCGGCCACGTTGACCACGGTAAAACAACTCTAACAGCTGCTATCTGTACTACACTTGCAAAAATCTACGGCGGTGTAGCTAAAGATTTCGCATCAATCGATAACGCTCCTGAAGAGCGCGAGCGTGGTATCACAATCTCAACTTCTCACGTTGAGTACGATACTCCTGCACGTCACTACGCACACGTTGACTGTCCTGGACACGCCGATTATGTTAAAAACATGATCACTGGTGCTGCTCAAATGGATGGTGGTATCCTAGTTGTTGCTGCAACAGATGGTCCAATGCCACAAACTCGTGAGCACATCCTACTTGGTCGTCAAGTTGGTATCCCTTACATCATCGTATTCATGAACAAATGTGACATGGTTGATGATGAAGAGCTTCTAGAACTAGTTGAAATGGAAGTTCGTGAACTTCTTTCTGAGTACGACTTCCCAGGTGATGATCTACCAGTAATTCAAGGTTCAGCTCTTGGCGCTCTAAACGGCGAAAAAGAGTGGGAAGACAAGATCGTTGAGCTTGCAGAAGCACTAGATTCTTACATCCCAGAACCAGAGCGTGCTGTTGACCAACCGTTCCTACTACCAATTGAAGATGTATTCTCAATCCAAGGTCGTGGTACAGTTGTAACTGGTCGT encodes:
- the tusB gene encoding sulfurtransferase complex subunit TusB, which codes for MMLHILTSTDNLQSLHNKELPVNNENDVIIFTQDSVYAAIKDHKDHSLILSFKHCYFLQEDIEARGLTKLIDNKIQRVNYSAFVSLTQDHFPIVTW
- the rpsG gene encoding 30S ribosomal protein S7 — protein: MPRRRVIGQRKILPDPKFKSELLAKFVNIVMVDGKKSTAEKIVYGALDLMAEKSGKDHLAVFEEALENVRPAVEVKSRRVGGSTYQVPVEVRPVRRNALAMRWMVEAARKRGEKSMAQRLANEMLDASENKGTAVKKREDVHRMADANKAFAHYRW
- the rpsL gene encoding 30S ribosomal protein S12; this encodes MATINQLVRKPRAKQVVKSNVPALEACPQKRGVCTRVYTTTPKKPNSALRKVCRVRLTNGFEVTSYIGGEGHNLQEHSVVLIRGGRVKDLPGVRYHTVRGALDCAGVNDRKKGRSKYGVKRPKS
- the tuf gene encoding elongation factor Tu, which gives rise to MSKEKFERTKPHVNVGTIGHVDHGKTTLTAAICTTLAKIYGGVAKDFASIDNAPEERERGITISTSHVEYDTPARHYAHVDCPGHADYVKNMITGAAQMDGGILVVAATDGPMPQTREHILLGRQVGIPYIIVFMNKCDMVDDEELLELVEMEVRELLSEYDFPGDDLPVIQGSALGALNGEKEWEDKIVELAEALDSYIPEPERAVDQPFLLPIEDVFSIQGRGTVVTGRIERGILRVGDEVEIVGIKETTMTTCTGVEMFRKLLDEGRAGENVGALLRGTKRDDVERGQVLAAKGSINPHTKFESEVYVLSKDEGGRHTPFFKGYRPQFYFRTTDVTGDITLPEGVEMVMPGDNVQMTVELIAPIAMDEGLRFAIREGGRTVGAGVVAKIFA